A part of Streptomyces sp. NBC_01497 genomic DNA contains:
- a CDS encoding ROK family transcriptional regulator — translation MLLDALRAAGSTSRAELARSTGLSKPTVSAALANLERAGLVRRTGEVSRGQGRGRAAVLYAADPTAGHVIGVDVGREWLRAAAADLDGTVVGRRDTPNTARTAGAMVREAARLARSVAAEAGLDWSQVVHTVVGSPGVTDPGTHRVRYAVNLPGWGRSGLFERLHAELGTGLDVMNDANLAALGEYALGAGQGSRLFAYLWVGTGLGAGVVADGKLFRGGHGAAGEIGYLPMFPLPEAAGPGGGGPEPAGTARGPGAGDPAVRGGPMEGAVSADAVVALARSMGMPAATIRTAKDVFAAARAGDATALRVVEREGARLAHAVAALAAVLDPELVVLGGGVGRNGDLLLAPLRACLRDLTPLRPRVVGSALGDDAVLLGAVARAAQTARERVFDMRRDV, via the coding sequence GTGCTGCTCGATGCCCTGCGCGCTGCGGGCTCCACCTCACGTGCCGAACTCGCCCGTTCCACCGGCCTGTCCAAGCCGACGGTCTCCGCGGCGCTCGCCAACCTGGAGCGCGCGGGCCTCGTCCGCCGCACCGGCGAGGTCAGCCGGGGCCAGGGCCGCGGCAGGGCCGCCGTGCTCTACGCCGCCGATCCGACGGCCGGACATGTGATCGGTGTCGACGTGGGGCGCGAGTGGCTGCGGGCCGCGGCGGCCGACCTCGACGGCACGGTCGTCGGCCGCAGGGACACACCGAACACCGCCCGTACCGCCGGGGCGATGGTGCGCGAAGCGGCCCGTCTCGCCCGCTCGGTGGCGGCCGAAGCTGGTCTCGACTGGTCCCAGGTGGTGCACACGGTGGTGGGCAGCCCCGGCGTGACGGACCCCGGCACCCACCGCGTGCGCTACGCGGTCAACCTGCCGGGGTGGGGCCGCAGCGGTCTCTTCGAGCGGCTGCACGCGGAACTCGGCACCGGCCTCGACGTGATGAACGACGCCAACCTCGCGGCGCTCGGCGAATACGCGCTCGGCGCGGGCCAGGGCTCGCGGCTGTTCGCGTACCTGTGGGTCGGCACGGGCCTCGGCGCGGGTGTGGTGGCGGATGGCAAGCTGTTCAGGGGCGGCCACGGCGCGGCGGGCGAGATCGGCTATCTGCCGATGTTCCCGCTGCCCGAAGCGGCCGGCCCCGGTGGCGGGGGCCCGGAGCCCGCGGGGACGGCGCGGGGGCCGGGCGCCGGGGACCCCGCGGTGCGCGGCGGCCCGATGGAGGGCGCCGTCTCGGCCGACGCCGTGGTCGCGCTGGCCCGGTCGATGGGCATGCCGGCGGCCACGATCCGGACGGCGAAGGACGTGTTCGCCGCGGCCCGCGCCGGGGACGCGACGGCGCTGCGGGTGGTGGAGCGGGAGGGCGCGCGGCTCGCGCACGCGGTCGCGGCGCTCGCCGCCGTCCTGGACCCCGAACTCGTCGTGCTGGGGGGCGGGGTGGGCCGCAACGGCGATCTGCTGCTGGCGCCGCTGCGGGCGTGCCTGCGGGATCTGACACCGCTGCGCCCGCGCGTGGTCGGCTCGGCCCTCGGTGACGACGCGGTGCTGCTCGGCGCGGTGGCACGGGCGGCCCAGACGGCCCGCGAGCGCGTCTTCGACATGCGCAGGGACGTGTGA
- the aroA gene encoding 3-phosphoshikimate 1-carboxyvinyltransferase, with translation MHLLVKGIKHPLTGDVLVPNSKYHAHRALILASLADGESRVHGLSDARHVEYTVQLLRGLGVKVTRDGDTFVVKGLGGRYKPRRAAVSAGSSGTTLYFMIGLASLSDRDVAVTGQKYFRRRPVGPLLRALEQMGVQVESADDCPPVQVTGRRPTGGHVRIAGTLSQWISGLILLAPFATGHTTIEVEGELNERTYLELTVAMMRQFGLQVTVSEDWRRFDIEPHQEARPVELTLPPDIGSAAFGIAAAALHPSDVLLRGITSLEGGPADHPEFHFIDIARAMGVPMEIDHAAGGVRIQQDRPMLKGVDIDCRDVPDMLPILSTLGTFAYGESVFRNIAHTRLKESDRAAAMLQLNSMGGELELTSDTLRVRGVGGLVGARLSSFNDHRVLMSLAIASSRASGHSTLTYPNAYRISYPTFLDGMNTLGVPMSVEEGAGAVGKAKPRRLEREVTRPDLAAGVTLPQWLRRRAAARPNDTAVVDVRSDHDEVVTWGELAERVERTASLLLDLGVRPGENVAYQLPNRVEFVVLSLAALRVGAVCCPIIPFFREREVGFVLRRSRARVLVVADEYRSRQPAEEVLGLSDADRAALEHVLVLSGAGGAAALPDAGATGLSVRDFGAALDAAVVDRAALDAIVPEPGMTAQLLFTSGTTGEPKGVTQPTANLVRAASMEIKHLGLGARDAIWVPSPLAHQTGFLYGMVLAMVLGVPQIVQSDWDAKRALQSLNQHGATFVQAATPFLADLVRAVEESGETPRNLRIFVATGAQVPRGLAERAGRLLGADVCGAFGTTETCLGALSSPGDEPGERWGSDGRALDGIELRITDDSGLVLPAGEEGNFELHSPTVFDGYLDRPDLTAEVFTKDGWYRTGDLATIDASGFLRITGRVKDVVNRGGEKIPVAEVEQLLFAHPAVEDVAIVAMPDERLGERACAFVVLKDGATLEFTEMRRYLDEHQVAKQYWPERLEPIDVLPRNPIGKVQKFELRARARGLRPHGAL, from the coding sequence ATGCACCTTCTTGTCAAAGGGATCAAGCACCCGCTCACCGGTGATGTCCTTGTTCCCAACTCCAAGTACCACGCGCACCGCGCGCTGATCCTCGCGTCACTCGCCGACGGGGAGAGCCGGGTGCACGGGCTCTCCGACGCCCGGCACGTCGAGTACACCGTGCAGTTGCTGCGCGGTCTAGGTGTGAAAGTCACACGTGACGGTGACACCTTTGTGGTGAAGGGACTGGGCGGGCGCTACAAGCCGCGCCGCGCCGCCGTCTCCGCCGGCAGTTCCGGCACCACCCTCTACTTCATGATCGGACTCGCCTCCCTGTCCGACCGCGACGTCGCGGTGACCGGGCAGAAGTACTTCAGGCGCCGTCCGGTCGGCCCCCTGCTGCGCGCCCTCGAACAGATGGGCGTCCAAGTGGAGTCGGCGGACGACTGCCCGCCGGTCCAGGTCACCGGCCGCAGGCCCACCGGCGGCCACGTACGCATCGCCGGCACGCTCTCGCAGTGGATCTCCGGCCTGATCCTGCTCGCGCCGTTCGCCACCGGGCACACCACCATCGAGGTGGAGGGCGAGCTGAACGAACGTACGTACCTGGAACTGACGGTCGCGATGATGCGGCAGTTCGGCCTCCAGGTCACCGTGTCCGAGGACTGGCGCCGGTTCGACATCGAGCCCCACCAGGAGGCGCGCCCGGTCGAACTGACGCTCCCGCCCGACATCGGCTCCGCCGCGTTCGGGATCGCCGCCGCCGCGCTGCACCCCTCCGACGTGCTGCTGCGCGGCATCACCTCGCTGGAGGGCGGTCCCGCGGACCACCCCGAGTTCCACTTCATCGACATCGCGCGCGCCATGGGTGTGCCGATGGAGATCGACCACGCCGCCGGCGGCGTCCGCATCCAGCAGGACCGTCCGATGCTCAAGGGCGTCGACATCGACTGCCGTGACGTGCCGGACATGCTGCCGATCCTCTCGACGCTCGGCACGTTCGCGTACGGCGAGTCGGTGTTCCGCAACATCGCGCACACCCGGCTCAAGGAGTCCGACCGGGCCGCCGCGATGCTCCAGCTCAACTCCATGGGCGGCGAACTGGAACTGACGAGCGACACCCTGCGGGTGCGCGGCGTCGGCGGTCTCGTCGGAGCCAGGCTCTCGTCGTTCAACGACCACCGGGTGCTGATGTCGCTGGCCATCGCGTCGTCGCGGGCCAGCGGGCACTCCACCCTCACCTACCCCAACGCGTACCGCATCTCGTACCCCACCTTCCTCGACGGCATGAACACCCTCGGGGTGCCGATGTCGGTGGAGGAGGGCGCGGGCGCGGTCGGCAAGGCCAAGCCGCGGCGCCTGGAGCGCGAGGTCACCAGGCCGGACCTGGCCGCCGGCGTGACACTGCCCCAGTGGCTGCGCCGGCGCGCCGCCGCCCGCCCGAACGACACCGCGGTGGTGGACGTACGGTCCGACCACGACGAGGTCGTCACCTGGGGCGAGCTGGCGGAGCGCGTGGAGCGCACCGCGTCCCTGCTGCTCGACCTCGGCGTGCGGCCCGGCGAGAACGTGGCGTACCAGCTGCCCAACCGCGTCGAGTTCGTGGTGCTGTCCCTGGCGGCGCTGCGCGTCGGCGCGGTGTGCTGCCCCATCATCCCCTTCTTCCGTGAGCGCGAGGTCGGCTTCGTGCTGCGCCGCTCCAGGGCGCGTGTCCTGGTGGTGGCCGACGAGTACCGCTCGCGCCAGCCCGCCGAAGAGGTGCTCGGCCTGTCCGACGCGGACCGCGCCGCCCTGGAACACGTCCTGGTCCTGTCCGGTGCGGGCGGCGCCGCGGCGCTCCCCGACGCGGGTGCGACGGGCCTGTCCGTACGGGACTTCGGCGCGGCGCTCGACGCGGCGGTCGTGGACCGCGCCGCACTCGACGCGATCGTCCCGGAGCCCGGCATGACGGCGCAGCTGCTGTTCACGTCCGGCACCACGGGCGAGCCGAAGGGCGTCACGCAGCCGACCGCCAACCTGGTGCGCGCGGCGTCCATGGAGATCAAGCACCTGGGCCTCGGCGCACGGGACGCGATCTGGGTGCCTTCGCCACTCGCCCACCAGACCGGTTTCCTGTACGGCATGGTCCTCGCGATGGTGCTCGGCGTCCCGCAGATCGTGCAGTCCGACTGGGACGCCAAGCGCGCCCTCCAGTCGCTCAACCAGCACGGCGCGACGTTCGTCCAGGCGGCGACGCCGTTCCTCGCCGACCTGGTCCGGGCGGTCGAGGAGAGCGGCGAGACGCCCCGCAACCTGCGGATCTTCGTCGCCACCGGCGCCCAGGTGCCGCGCGGCCTCGCGGAGCGCGCGGGCCGGCTGCTCGGCGCCGACGTGTGCGGTGCCTTCGGCACCACCGAGACATGCCTCGGCGCCCTCTCCTCGCCTGGCGACGAACCGGGCGAGCGCTGGGGCTCGGACGGCCGCGCGCTGGACGGCATCGAGCTGCGTATCACCGACGACTCGGGCCTGGTGCTCCCCGCGGGTGAGGAGGGCAACTTCGAGCTGCACTCCCCCACCGTGTTCGACGGCTACCTGGACCGCCCCGACCTGACGGCCGAGGTGTTCACCAAGGACGGCTGGTACCGCACGGGCGACCTGGCGACGATCGACGCGTCCGGCTTCCTGCGGATCACGGGCCGGGTGAAGGACGTCGTCAACCGCGGCGGCGAGAAGATCCCGGTGGCCGAGGTGGAGCAGTTGCTGTTCGCGCACCCCGCCGTCGAGGACGTGGCGATCGTCGCCATGCCCGACGAGCGGCTCGGCGAGCGTGCCTGCGCCTTCGTCGTGCTGAAGGACGGTGCGACCCTGGAGTTCACGGAGATGCGGCGCTATCTGGACGAGCACCAGGTGGCCAAGCAGTACTGGCCGGAGCGGCTGGAGCCCATCGACGTCCTGCCGCGCAACCCCATCGGCAAGGTGCAGAAGTTCGAACTGCGTGCCAGGGCCCGCGGCCTGCGCCCGCACGGCGCGCTGTAG
- a CDS encoding oxidoreductase, translating into MLNPTEGLHVFDHVFRSGAIGGLTLPHRIVMGAMHLNLEALQDGGEALAAFYAERAGGGAALIVTGGTAVSPAGAGGPGYGMVGDPSHRAALRRAAEAVHAAGGLIALQLFHAGRYALPGVAGTDGGAPFAPSPVYSRFSRATPRQMSADDIARTVEDFARGAEAARDLGFDAVEVMGSEGYLINQFTAPLTNQRDDAWGGDAQRRRRFPVEVMRAVREAVPGFPVLFRMSGADLVEGGTPAKDTADLAVALARAGADALAVGVGWHESPVPTVQAQVPEGTWAAFAKDVKRALLGAGLDGVPVIASNRFNRLAQADEVLAGGEVDFVAMARPFLADAAIVAKSRAGRPESADLCIACNEACIDRSFGTERVSCLVNPRAGYEAEFAAAGSPGAGRGRYAVVGAGVAGLQAARTLLALGHDVEVFEAAAEPGGQFRMAGQVPGKADFAETVRHHVAELAEHGAPLHVGHRVGHGDVGLLRTFDGVVLASGVLPLRPTLPGLALPHVLDYAQVFADPDALGPRVAVIGGGGIAVDLAHLLTAGPRAKSTPQEFLAAHAVTGGSPAKGTSAGAARSVTLMRRGGRVGAGIGPSTRWVALAELRAAGVETLVGVEYEEITRAGVVVRDADGERRLVAADHVVLAAGQESERDARAALRRAGVPFEEAGGVSGTRELNAVRATAEGLRAAHRVVARTAAAVASRAAAGGGTGHGRRPGGAVAEIGAADTGSATTPAAPMGQSGTDPASGGRTNVAAGA; encoded by the coding sequence GTGCTGAATCCGACAGAGGGACTGCACGTGTTCGACCATGTCTTCCGCTCAGGTGCCATCGGCGGCCTGACGTTGCCCCACCGCATCGTCATGGGTGCCATGCACCTCAATCTGGAGGCCCTTCAGGACGGCGGGGAGGCGCTCGCCGCGTTCTACGCCGAGCGTGCGGGCGGCGGGGCCGCGCTGATCGTCACCGGCGGCACGGCGGTCTCCCCCGCGGGGGCCGGCGGGCCGGGGTACGGCATGGTCGGCGATCCCTCGCACCGGGCCGCGCTGCGCCGCGCCGCCGAGGCGGTGCACGCGGCGGGTGGCCTGATCGCGCTGCAGTTGTTCCACGCCGGGCGGTACGCGCTGCCCGGCGTGGCCGGGACGGACGGGGGCGCCCCGTTCGCGCCCTCGCCCGTCTACAGCAGGTTCTCCCGTGCCACGCCGCGGCAGATGTCGGCGGACGACATCGCGAGGACCGTCGAGGACTTCGCGCGGGGCGCCGAGGCGGCCCGCGACCTGGGCTTCGACGCCGTCGAGGTGATGGGGTCGGAGGGTTATCTGATCAACCAGTTCACCGCGCCGCTGACCAACCAGCGCGACGACGCGTGGGGCGGCGACGCGCAGCGCCGCCGCCGGTTCCCCGTCGAGGTGATGCGCGCGGTGCGCGAGGCGGTGCCGGGCTTCCCCGTGCTGTTCCGGATGTCCGGGGCGGACCTGGTGGAGGGCGGCACCCCGGCGAAGGACACCGCGGACCTCGCGGTGGCCCTCGCACGGGCGGGCGCGGACGCGCTGGCCGTGGGCGTCGGCTGGCACGAGTCGCCCGTGCCGACCGTGCAGGCGCAGGTGCCGGAGGGTACGTGGGCGGCGTTCGCGAAGGACGTCAAGCGGGCGCTGCTGGGGGCGGGCCTCGACGGGGTCCCGGTGATCGCGTCGAACCGCTTCAACCGGCTCGCGCAGGCCGACGAGGTCCTCGCGGGCGGCGAGGTGGACTTCGTGGCGATGGCCCGGCCGTTCCTCGCGGACGCGGCGATCGTCGCCAAGTCGCGTGCGGGCCGGCCGGAGAGCGCCGACCTGTGCATCGCCTGCAACGAGGCGTGCATCGACAGGTCGTTCGGCACCGAGCGGGTGTCGTGCCTGGTCAACCCGCGGGCCGGGTACGAGGCGGAGTTCGCGGCCGCCGGGAGTCCCGGGGCGGGACGCGGCAGGTACGCCGTGGTGGGGGCCGGCGTGGCCGGCCTCCAGGCGGCGAGGACGCTGCTGGCGCTCGGCCACGACGTCGAGGTGTTCGAGGCGGCGGCCGAGCCCGGCGGGCAGTTCCGGATGGCGGGACAGGTCCCGGGCAAAGCGGACTTCGCGGAGACCGTACGGCACCATGTGGCCGAACTGGCGGAGCACGGCGCCCCGTTGCACGTGGGGCACCGCGTCGGCCACGGGGACGTCGGGCTGCTGCGGACGTTCGACGGGGTGGTCCTGGCGTCGGGTGTGCTGCCGCTGCGGCCCACGCTGCCGGGGCTCGCGCTGCCCCACGTGCTCGATTACGCCCAGGTGTTCGCGGACCCCGACGCCCTCGGCCCCCGGGTCGCGGTCATCGGCGGCGGTGGCATCGCCGTGGACCTCGCGCACCTGCTGACGGCGGGGCCCCGGGCCAAGTCCACCCCGCAGGAGTTCCTGGCCGCGCACGCGGTGACGGGCGGCTCCCCCGCGAAGGGCACGTCGGCGGGCGCCGCCCGTTCGGTGACGCTGATGCGCCGCGGCGGCCGGGTCGGTGCGGGCATCGGCCCCAGCACCCGCTGGGTCGCGCTGGCGGAACTGCGGGCGGCGGGCGTCGAGACGCTCGTCGGGGTGGAGTACGAGGAGATCACGCGCGCGGGCGTGGTGGTCAGGGACGCGGACGGCGAACGCCGCCTGGTGGCCGCCGACCATGTGGTGCTGGCCGCGGGCCAGGAGTCGGAGCGGGACGCGCGGGCGGCGCTGCGGCGGGCCGGGGTGCCGTTCGAGGAGGCCGGTGGCGTGAGCGGCACGCGGGAGCTCAACGCGGTGCGGGCCACCGCGGAGGGGCTGCGGGCGGCGCACCGCGTCGTGGCGCGTACGGCTGCCGCGGTGGCGTCGCGGGCCGCGGCCGGCGGCGGGACCGGGCACGGCCGGCGGCCGGGCGGGGCGGTGGCCGAAATCGGCGCCGCGGATACCGGTTCCGCAACGACGCCGGCCGCCCCGATGGGACAAAGCGGAACAGACCCGGCAAGCGGGGGCCGCACGAACGTGGCAGCCGGGGCTTGA
- a CDS encoding acyl-CoA dehydrogenase family protein — MTDDQQFHRLRTQVEQWVEGPGERWAERIEESGEVPEELWAELNELGFLRVAAPKEYGGHGLGFARWMELMEIFSRSHGSVRMIVHVVNGIWRSMDGHATEDQRKRFVIPSITGEIKIAFTLTEPGNGTGADITTSVVREGDTYYLSGRKHLITFGVRCDYFLLAARVEGSSGHEGTVALLVPREAEGVTVEDTSNTMGVTGTDHASLTFERTPVPVDHRLGAEGQGLEVFLGGFLTPSRISVAMSCVGLAERAQELAIEYAANRVTFGKSLTQRQAIQFLLAENQADIEAAKQLVLHAARRFEQGADDASMQSSMAKMHAVTMLTNVTDKALQVHGGLGYWKSQKIERVYRDARAQRFEEGTNEVQKAVVFRELLQRAKAASAARTAEGSTASGNSTNATDTTTKETAR; from the coding sequence ATGACCGACGACCAGCAGTTCCACCGGCTCAGGACCCAGGTGGAGCAGTGGGTGGAGGGGCCCGGCGAGCGCTGGGCCGAGCGCATCGAGGAGAGCGGTGAGGTCCCCGAGGAGCTGTGGGCCGAGCTGAACGAGCTCGGTTTCCTGCGCGTGGCCGCGCCGAAGGAGTACGGCGGCCACGGCCTCGGCTTCGCGCGCTGGATGGAGCTGATGGAGATCTTCTCCCGCTCGCACGGCTCCGTGCGCATGATCGTGCACGTGGTCAACGGCATCTGGCGGTCCATGGACGGCCACGCCACCGAGGACCAGCGCAAGCGCTTCGTGATCCCCTCGATCACCGGCGAGATCAAGATCGCGTTCACGCTCACCGAGCCGGGCAACGGCACCGGCGCGGACATCACCACGTCCGTGGTGCGCGAGGGCGACACGTACTACCTCTCGGGCCGCAAGCACCTGATCACCTTCGGGGTGCGCTGCGACTACTTCCTGCTGGCCGCGCGCGTCGAGGGCAGCAGCGGCCATGAGGGCACCGTCGCGCTGCTGGTGCCGCGCGAGGCCGAGGGCGTCACCGTCGAGGACACGTCGAACACGATGGGTGTCACCGGCACCGACCACGCGTCGCTGACCTTCGAGCGCACCCCGGTGCCGGTCGACCACCGGCTCGGCGCCGAGGGCCAGGGCCTGGAGGTCTTCCTCGGCGGTTTCCTGACGCCGTCCCGCATCTCCGTCGCGATGAGCTGCGTGGGCCTCGCGGAGCGCGCGCAGGAGCTGGCCATCGAGTACGCCGCGAACCGCGTGACGTTCGGCAAGTCGCTCACGCAGCGGCAGGCCATCCAGTTCCTGCTCGCCGAGAACCAGGCGGACATCGAGGCGGCCAAGCAGCTCGTGCTGCACGCGGCCCGCCGCTTCGAGCAGGGCGCGGACGACGCGTCCATGCAGTCCTCGATGGCGAAGATGCACGCCGTGACGATGCTGACGAACGTCACCGACAAGGCGCTCCAGGTGCACGGCGGCCTCGGCTACTGGAAGTCGCAGAAGATCGAGCGCGTGTACCGGGACGCCCGTGCGCAGCGCTTCGAGGAAGGCACCAACGAGGTGCAGAAGGCGGTCGTCTTCCGCGAGCTGCTGCAGCGCGCGAAGGCGGCCTCCGCGGCGAGGACCGCCGAGGGTTCCACCGCCTCCGGCAACTCCACGAACGCCACGGACACGACGACCAAGGAGACCGCCCGATGA
- a CDS encoding NAD(P)/FAD-dependent oxidoreductase — MATTMTARRVVIIGGGYAGVKLARDLDPHAEVTLIDLKEAFFHRIASLRASSDSAWTYAPFLSYDALLARGRVLRDKALGVRTAEREVVLASGGVVTYDVLVLATGADYQEPARFTGGTIAQAATSFRAHQRRAAGARSMLVIGGGPSGVELSAELRRANPGATVTLAHSGEHLLSRLGTGRMGRRARAWLETHDVRVLLNTLVTSAGSRLRDQAGSPLGADVVFWTTGTTPNTLWLRLAGLGGWLDGSGHVRVDAHLRVLGQRDVFAIGDVNDVAEAKLSPSALAQGQAAAHTIRAHLEGVRHSTPPRPYRPSPVRAFSVPFGPEGGSTLLPVLGRDALVLGNRATVRLKSRTLMMPTVQGLLGRPDQ; from the coding sequence ATGGCCACGACCATGACCGCGCGGCGGGTCGTCATCATCGGCGGAGGCTATGCGGGTGTGAAGCTCGCACGCGACCTCGACCCCCACGCCGAGGTGACGCTGATCGACCTCAAGGAGGCGTTCTTCCACCGGATCGCCTCGCTGCGCGCGAGTTCGGACAGCGCGTGGACGTACGCGCCGTTCCTGTCGTACGACGCACTGCTCGCGCGGGGACGCGTGCTGCGTGACAAGGCACTCGGCGTGAGGACCGCAGAACGCGAGGTGGTCCTCGCCTCCGGCGGGGTGGTCACCTACGACGTGCTGGTGCTGGCGACCGGGGCCGACTACCAGGAACCCGCGCGTTTCACGGGCGGCACCATCGCCCAGGCGGCCACCTCGTTCCGCGCTCACCAGCGGCGCGCGGCCGGGGCCCGTTCGATGCTGGTGATCGGGGGCGGGCCGTCCGGTGTGGAGTTGAGCGCGGAGTTGCGGCGCGCGAACCCGGGCGCCACCGTCACGCTCGCCCACTCCGGGGAGCACTTGCTGTCGCGCCTCGGTACCGGCCGGATGGGCCGCAGGGCGCGTGCCTGGCTGGAGACCCACGACGTCCGCGTGCTGCTGAACACGCTCGTCACCTCCGCGGGCAGCAGACTGCGCGACCAGGCCGGCTCCCCGCTCGGCGCGGACGTGGTCTTCTGGACGACGGGCACCACACCGAACACGCTGTGGCTGCGGCTCGCGGGGCTCGGCGGATGGCTGGACGGGAGCGGCCATGTCCGGGTCGACGCGCATCTGCGGGTGCTCGGGCAGCGGGACGTCTTCGCGATCGGCGACGTCAACGACGTGGCGGAGGCGAAACTCAGCCCGTCCGCCCTCGCGCAGGGACAGGCGGCGGCGCACACCATCCGCGCGCATCTGGAGGGTGTGAGGCACAGCACGCCTCCGCGCCCCTACCGGCCCTCCCCCGTACGGGCGTTCTCGGTGCCGTTCGGTCCCGAAGGCGGGAGCACGCTGCTGCCGGTGCTCGGCCGCGACGCACTGGTGCTCGGAAACCGCGCGACCGTACGGCTCAAGAGCAGGACCCTGATGATGCCGACCGTCCAGGGCCTGCTGGGCCGCCCGGATCAGTGA
- a CDS encoding SDR family oxidoreductase, whose product MSGTQDTPKTERVSLITGASRGIGRALALTLAREGGTIAVNYKKNADLAEKTVADIEEAGGHGFAVQADVETTEGVQALFDEVARRCGRLDNFVSNAAASAFKNIVNVGPHHLDRSYAMNLRPFVLGAQEAVKLMDKGGRIVALSSYGSIRAYPTYATLGAMKAAIEAWVRYMAVEFAPYGINVNAVNGGLIDSDSLEYFYNVKGMPDMQGVLDRIPANRPGTVQEMADTINFLLGEGSGYITGQTLVVDGGLSVVAPPFFADAGPELRLPPRPTREA is encoded by the coding sequence ATGAGCGGCACGCAGGACACCCCGAAGACCGAGCGGGTCTCGCTGATCACCGGAGCCTCGCGCGGCATCGGCCGCGCCCTGGCCCTGACCCTGGCCCGCGAGGGCGGCACGATCGCCGTCAACTACAAGAAGAACGCCGACCTGGCGGAGAAGACGGTCGCCGACATCGAGGAGGCCGGCGGCCACGGCTTCGCGGTACAGGCCGACGTCGAGACCACCGAGGGCGTGCAGGCGCTGTTCGACGAGGTCGCGCGGCGCTGCGGGCGCCTCGACAACTTCGTCTCGAACGCCGCCGCGAGCGCGTTCAAGAACATCGTGAACGTCGGCCCGCACCACCTGGACCGGTCCTACGCGATGAACCTGCGGCCCTTCGTGCTGGGCGCGCAGGAGGCCGTGAAGCTGATGGACAAGGGCGGCAGGATCGTCGCGCTGTCCTCGTACGGTTCGATCCGCGCGTACCCGACGTACGCGACACTCGGCGCGATGAAGGCCGCGATCGAGGCGTGGGTGCGGTACATGGCGGTGGAGTTCGCGCCGTACGGCATCAACGTGAACGCGGTCAACGGCGGTCTGATCGACTCGGACTCCCTGGAGTACTTCTACAACGTCAAGGGCATGCCGGACATGCAGGGCGTGCTGGACCGCATCCCGGCGAACCGGCCGGGCACGGTGCAGGAGATGGCCGACACGATCAACTTCCTGCTCGGTGAGGGCTCCGGCTACATCACGGGCCAGACGCTGGTGGTCGACGGCGGCCTCAGCGTGGTCGCGCCGCCGTTCTTCGCGGACGCGGGTCCCGAACTGCGGCTTCCGCCGCGTCCCACGCGGGAAGCCTGA